A stretch of the Sphingobacterium thalpophilum genome encodes the following:
- a CDS encoding carbon starvation CstA family protein, whose translation MTLIIGFFDNMNALTVIFASILIFAIAYRLYGIFISRRVLRLNDAVMTPAVEFADGHDYIKTDRKVLFGHHFAAIAAAGPLVGPVLAAQFGYLPGALWILIGCVLGGGVHDMVVLFASVRHKGQSLATIAAKEINPAVGLIAGIAVLFILILTLAGLSLACISAMHEAPWSLFTIILTMPIAIAMGLLMRYRDGSVTLASILGGVLLIIGIIAGHRLMAIPVIHNLFNWDVKTISIAIAIYGFFASVLPIWLLLVPRDYLSTYLKIGTILMLAVGIIFVHPTIQMPAWTDFTHGGGPVIGGPVLPFIFIVIACGAISGFHAIIATGTTPKMLGAEKEILFVGYGAMLVEGFVALMALIAACTLMPGDYFAINTPVEDYAQFLVQHPEWKAVDLPHFIDRIGVDVHGRTGGAVSLAVGMAHIFDKVPFMNDVMAYWYNFAIMFEAVFILTAIDAGTRVGRFFLQEMLGNIIPNFKNKEWKPGVYICSALFTFSWGYLVFTGNISNIWPLFGISNQLLAACGLIVCTTMLIRMNRGKYALCTAIPGVFMAAITFWAGYLQVVDIYMPQGQNLLAMLAIAAMLLMFFVFIGAFRKWYLLFKTEQELTDANGESVKVLVER comes from the coding sequence ATGACCTTAATAATTGGATTTTTTGATAACATGAATGCGCTGACCGTAATTTTTGCGTCTATTTTGATCTTTGCGATTGCTTATCGTTTATATGGTATTTTCATTAGCAGGAGGGTACTCAGGTTAAATGATGCCGTAATGACACCAGCTGTAGAATTTGCTGACGGCCATGATTACATCAAGACAGACCGAAAAGTACTATTTGGCCACCATTTTGCAGCGATAGCCGCGGCCGGACCATTAGTGGGGCCAGTGCTTGCTGCACAGTTCGGTTATCTTCCGGGGGCGCTATGGATTTTGATCGGTTGTGTACTTGGGGGAGGCGTACATGACATGGTAGTACTTTTTGCTTCAGTCCGCCATAAAGGTCAGAGCCTCGCGACAATCGCAGCCAAGGAGATTAACCCCGCAGTAGGCCTGATTGCTGGTATCGCAGTTTTATTTATTCTTATACTTACGCTAGCAGGATTGTCACTAGCTTGCATTAGTGCAATGCACGAGGCTCCGTGGTCTTTATTCACAATAATTTTGACAATGCCGATTGCTATAGCAATGGGATTATTGATGCGATATCGTGATGGATCAGTAACCTTGGCGAGTATATTGGGGGGAGTTCTGCTGATTATAGGTATTATCGCCGGGCATCGCTTAATGGCAATTCCCGTTATTCATAATTTATTTAACTGGGACGTCAAAACCATCTCTATTGCAATTGCTATATATGGATTTTTCGCTTCTGTATTACCCATTTGGTTGCTTTTGGTGCCGCGCGATTACCTTTCTACCTACCTTAAAATAGGCACTATATTGATGCTTGCTGTGGGGATTATCTTTGTCCATCCGACGATACAGATGCCTGCATGGACTGATTTTACGCACGGTGGCGGACCGGTGATCGGCGGTCCAGTTCTACCTTTTATATTTATTGTAATTGCCTGCGGAGCGATTTCGGGATTTCACGCTATCATTGCTACTGGGACAACACCAAAAATGCTGGGAGCTGAAAAAGAGATTTTATTTGTGGGATATGGAGCTATGCTTGTAGAAGGCTTTGTTGCTTTGATGGCATTAATCGCTGCCTGCACGTTAATGCCAGGCGATTATTTTGCGATTAACACGCCAGTAGAGGATTACGCCCAATTTCTAGTGCAGCATCCTGAATGGAAAGCCGTAGATCTTCCACATTTTATTGATCGCATCGGCGTGGATGTTCATGGGCGGACAGGCGGTGCAGTATCGTTAGCGGTAGGTATGGCTCATATTTTTGATAAAGTACCTTTTATGAACGATGTCATGGCTTATTGGTATAATTTCGCAATTATGTTTGAAGCAGTTTTTATTCTTACAGCCATCGATGCGGGGACACGGGTAGGACGTTTTTTTCTACAGGAAATGCTTGGAAATATTATCCCGAACTTCAAAAATAAAGAATGGAAGCCAGGTGTCTATATTTGTAGTGCATTGTTTACTTTTTCTTGGGGATATCTTGTATTTACAGGTAATATAAGTAATATATGGCCTTTGTTCGGAATAAGTAATCAGCTTCTCGCAGCTTGTGGACTTATTGTCTGTACCACTATGTTAATTAGAATGAACAGAGGTAAATATGCACTTTGCACCGCCATACCTGGCGTATTTATGGCTGCTATTACGTTTTGGGCTGGATATCTCCAAGTAGTGGATATCTATATGCCACAAGGTCAAAACTTATTAGCTATGTTAGCGATTGCCGCAATGTTGTTGATGTTTTTTGTCTTTATAGGCGCTTTTCGAAAGTGGTACTTGTTATTCAAGACAGAACAGGAACTGACTGACGCAAATGGTGAATCAGTAAAGGTGCTCGTTGAACGGTAG
- a CDS encoding FAD-dependent oxidoreductase, translating to MKNNRRSFLRNLGIGSGVFLTSPVLGLTSAGGKVTEGFESNMEERADVFATRNMVTDLLVAGGGMAGVCAALAAARNGIKVVLIQNRSRLGGNASSEIRMHICGASALNQVWRETGLLEEILLTEAVINPQRCWEMLDYVMYDKVLSNPNITLLFDTSLYDVAKNGNEIDAIRAYCSQTEEIYEIKAKYFADCTGDGTLAALAGADFMRGREAKSEYNEPLGLDKRDDITMGNSLLFQAAKHDKPMPFKAPEWARKYKFEDFKYRKIHSWEYGYWWIELGGLENIVHDGQKIRHDLMAVVFGVWDYIKNSGNHPESANWALSWYGAIPGKRESRRIKGAYVLTQNDVLMQENFEDRVAYGGWPLDDHLPAGMDDTSLSPFRSIPLKGPYSIPLRCLYSNSVGNLVMAGRNISVSHVALSTTRVMATCATLGQAVGTAVAFALNNDIKVNEIVANKSALKEYQQLLLRQDQAILHIRNSDQKDLAPLAAVTASSEAEGGKAASVIDGVNRDIADGQIHQWRADISSGHQFLELKWKTNQNLASIELTFDTGLHRHLRLSGENGTMKNQVRGPQPETICDYDIEFYQKNKLVKKISIQDNFLRKVNHQFETINIDRMRLVARKTHGDHLARLFEIRCYS from the coding sequence ATGAAAAATAATCGAAGATCATTTTTAAGGAATTTAGGGATTGGCTCAGGCGTATTTCTGACCAGTCCTGTACTAGGGTTAACGAGTGCAGGAGGAAAAGTCACCGAGGGGTTCGAAAGCAATATGGAAGAGCGGGCAGATGTGTTCGCCACGCGAAATATGGTGACTGATTTGCTGGTAGCCGGAGGTGGAATGGCGGGTGTATGTGCTGCCTTAGCAGCAGCCCGTAATGGGATAAAAGTCGTATTGATCCAAAATCGTTCACGTCTAGGCGGTAATGCGAGCTCAGAAATCCGTATGCATATCTGCGGCGCTTCGGCGCTTAACCAAGTATGGCGTGAGACTGGATTGCTGGAGGAAATTTTACTAACGGAAGCTGTTATAAATCCACAGCGGTGCTGGGAAATGTTGGACTATGTCATGTATGATAAAGTACTTTCCAATCCGAACATCACTTTATTGTTTGATACTTCCTTATATGATGTCGCAAAAAATGGAAATGAAATAGATGCTATTCGAGCTTATTGCTCGCAAACGGAAGAGATTTATGAGATAAAGGCCAAATATTTTGCAGATTGCACCGGTGATGGTACATTAGCGGCCTTGGCTGGAGCTGACTTTATGCGTGGTCGGGAAGCTAAATCTGAGTATAATGAACCTCTCGGTCTCGACAAACGCGATGATATTACTATGGGAAACAGCTTATTGTTTCAAGCGGCAAAACATGACAAGCCCATGCCTTTTAAAGCTCCGGAATGGGCTCGGAAATATAAGTTTGAGGATTTTAAGTATCGTAAGATCCATTCCTGGGAATATGGATACTGGTGGATCGAGCTCGGGGGACTGGAAAATATTGTTCACGACGGACAGAAAATCAGACACGATCTGATGGCTGTAGTATTCGGTGTTTGGGATTACATCAAAAACTCCGGAAATCATCCCGAATCGGCTAACTGGGCGTTGTCTTGGTATGGAGCAATTCCGGGGAAACGCGAAAGCCGTCGGATTAAAGGAGCTTATGTACTCACTCAAAATGATGTTCTCATGCAAGAAAACTTTGAGGACAGAGTAGCATATGGAGGTTGGCCGCTAGATGATCACTTGCCTGCAGGCATGGATGATACATCCTTGAGTCCCTTCCGATCGATCCCACTTAAGGGGCCATACTCCATTCCGCTAAGATGTTTATACAGTAATTCCGTTGGTAATCTCGTTATGGCAGGACGTAATATTTCGGTATCACATGTCGCTTTGTCAACTACACGGGTCATGGCTACCTGCGCCACGTTAGGCCAAGCTGTCGGCACGGCTGTGGCTTTTGCACTAAATAATGATATAAAAGTGAATGAGATCGTAGCAAATAAATCTGCGCTGAAAGAATATCAGCAATTGCTATTGCGACAAGATCAGGCAATCTTACATATCAGGAACTCGGATCAAAAAGATCTGGCGCCGCTAGCCGCTGTAACAGCCTCTAGTGAGGCGGAAGGTGGTAAAGCAGCCTCGGTGATTGACGGTGTGAACAGAGATATTGCAGATGGACAGATCCATCAGTGGCGAGCGGATATATCATCGGGACATCAGTTTCTGGAATTGAAATGGAAGACAAATCAAAACTTAGCGTCTATCGAGCTTACATTTGATACAGGCCTCCATAGACATCTCCGTCTCTCCGGTGAAAATGGAACCATGAAAAATCAGGTGCGCGGACCTCAGCCGGAGACAATATGTGATTATGATATTGAATTTTACCAGAAAAATAAGCTGGTGAAAAAAATCAGCATTCAAGACAATTTTCTAAGAAAAGTAAATCATCAATTCGAAACCATAAACATTGACCGCATGCGGCTTGTCGCTAGGAAAACTCATGGAGATCACCTCGCTAGACTATTTGAGATCAGATGTTATTCGTAA
- a CDS encoding ATP-dependent Clp protease ATP-binding subunit, translating into MEAKFSPRVKDVISYSREEALRLRHDYIGTEHLLLGLIREGDGMAIKILKNIGIDTTALRQSVEDAVKGASVSRAPIGNMPLTKQAEKVLKITYLEAKIFKSDIIGTEHLLLAILRDEDNIASQILQQYNVTYDIFKSEVEQNRTSIKDEAPGSPTGGDDDFAEDDQYIQPKKVSDIKSKTPVLDNFGRDLTKAAEEGRLDPIVGREKEIERVSQILSRRKKNNPLLIGEPGVGKSAIAEGLALRIVQRKVSRVLFNKRVVTLDLASLVAGTKYRGQFEERMKAVMNELEKSPDVILFIDEIHTIVGAGGASGSLDASNMFKPALARGEIQCIGATTLDEYRQYIEKDGALDRRFQRVTIEPATHDETVEILNRIKEKYEDHHNVTYTPEAIEACVSLTTRYITDRFLPDKAIDALDEAGSRVHLNNIHVPQSIIDIENKIEEVKLEKNKVVRSQKYEEAAKLRDTEKKLIEELEKEKIAWEEETKSKRYTVSEENVAEVVAMMTGIPVQRVSQTDSQKLLNMAELMKGRIIGQDDAVGKLVKAIQRTRAGLKDPKKPIGSFIFLGPTGVGKTELAKELARFMFDTEDALIQIDMSEYMEKFAVSRLVGAPPGYVGYEEGGQLTEKVRRKPYAVVLLDEIEKAHPDVFNLLLQVLDEGQLTDSLGRKVDFRNTIIIMTSNIGARQLKEFGQGVGFTTAAKAQQSDAHSRGVIETALKRAFAPEFLNRIDDVIVFNSLTKENIFKIIDIELKSLFKRIADLGYVINLTDEAKDFIADKGYDSNFGARPLKRAIQKYLEDPIAEEILKGNVQAGSVLTVSINPETKDIEVSSSDPKSSKDTAEK; encoded by the coding sequence ATGGAAGCAAAATTTTCACCGCGCGTAAAGGATGTCATATCGTACAGTAGAGAGGAAGCTTTGAGATTGCGTCACGACTATATCGGAACGGAGCACTTGTTGCTAGGATTGATTCGTGAAGGCGATGGAATGGCGATCAAAATCCTGAAAAACATAGGCATTGACACTACAGCCCTACGTCAATCTGTGGAGGACGCAGTGAAGGGGGCATCTGTATCACGCGCACCGATTGGCAATATGCCATTAACAAAACAAGCTGAAAAAGTTTTAAAAATTACGTATTTAGAAGCGAAGATTTTCAAGTCAGATATTATTGGAACGGAGCATTTATTATTGGCAATCCTGCGGGATGAAGACAATATTGCTTCGCAGATATTACAGCAATATAATGTCACTTACGACATCTTCAAGTCTGAAGTAGAGCAGAACAGGACAAGCATCAAGGATGAAGCTCCTGGTTCTCCTACTGGTGGCGATGACGATTTTGCGGAAGACGATCAATATATCCAGCCCAAGAAGGTTTCGGATATCAAATCCAAGACGCCGGTACTTGACAACTTTGGTCGCGATCTGACCAAAGCTGCAGAGGAAGGCAGACTGGATCCTATTGTCGGCCGCGAGAAAGAAATCGAGCGTGTGTCTCAAATTCTATCACGACGCAAGAAAAACAACCCGCTTTTGATCGGTGAGCCGGGAGTCGGTAAATCAGCGATAGCGGAGGGACTGGCACTGCGTATCGTACAACGTAAAGTGTCCCGTGTACTATTCAACAAACGGGTAGTCACTTTGGATCTCGCTTCCTTGGTAGCAGGCACAAAGTATCGTGGACAATTTGAGGAGCGCATGAAAGCCGTCATGAATGAGCTGGAAAAATCACCGGATGTGATCTTGTTTATCGATGAGATCCATACCATTGTCGGTGCAGGTGGAGCATCAGGCTCATTGGACGCGTCCAACATGTTCAAACCAGCCTTGGCAAGGGGTGAGATTCAGTGCATCGGTGCTACGACATTGGATGAGTACCGTCAGTACATTGAAAAAGACGGCGCATTGGATCGTCGTTTCCAACGGGTGACTATCGAGCCTGCGACACATGACGAAACTGTGGAAATCCTGAACCGTATCAAAGAGAAATATGAGGATCACCACAACGTGACCTATACACCAGAAGCGATTGAGGCCTGTGTGTCGCTGACCACACGCTATATTACCGACCGCTTTTTACCGGACAAAGCGATAGACGCATTGGACGAGGCCGGGTCACGTGTACACTTGAACAATATTCATGTACCGCAGTCCATCATTGACATCGAGAACAAAATCGAGGAAGTCAAATTGGAGAAAAATAAGGTGGTGCGCAGCCAGAAATATGAAGAAGCAGCCAAATTGCGCGATACCGAGAAAAAGCTGATCGAGGAACTGGAAAAAGAGAAGATTGCATGGGAAGAGGAGACCAAGTCCAAACGCTATACTGTATCGGAAGAAAATGTGGCTGAGGTGGTCGCGATGATGACCGGCATTCCAGTGCAACGTGTCAGCCAGACCGACAGCCAGAAGCTATTGAACATGGCGGAGCTGATGAAAGGCCGGATCATCGGTCAGGACGATGCCGTGGGAAAATTGGTGAAGGCTATCCAGCGCACACGTGCTGGGCTGAAAGATCCGAAAAAACCGATCGGTTCCTTTATCTTCTTAGGCCCTACTGGTGTAGGTAAAACTGAATTAGCGAAGGAGCTGGCGCGCTTCATGTTCGACACGGAGGACGCCTTGATCCAGATCGATATGAGTGAGTACATGGAGAAGTTTGCTGTTTCCCGTTTGGTGGGAGCGCCTCCGGGATATGTAGGTTATGAAGAAGGTGGTCAGCTGACTGAGAAAGTACGCCGCAAACCTTATGCTGTTGTGCTGTTGGATGAGATTGAGAAAGCTCACCCTGACGTGTTCAACCTATTGCTACAGGTATTGGATGAAGGACAATTAACGGATAGTCTGGGCCGTAAGGTCGATTTCCGCAACACCATTATCATCATGACGTCCAACATTGGCGCACGTCAGTTGAAGGAATTTGGTCAGGGAGTCGGTTTCACTACCGCAGCCAAAGCACAGCAGTCGGATGCGCATTCCCGAGGTGTGATTGAGACAGCGTTGAAACGCGCGTTCGCGCCGGAGTTTCTGAACCGTATTGATGATGTGATTGTGTTCAACTCATTGACTAAGGAAAACATCTTCAAGATCATTGACATTGAATTAAAATCGCTGTTCAAACGCATCGCAGACTTGGGCTATGTGATCAACTTGACGGATGAAGCCAAGGATTTCATTGCGGATAAAGGATACGACAGTAATTTTGGGGCACGTCCACTAAAACGGGCAATTCAAAAATATCTCGAAGATCCAATTGCTGAAGAGATCCTTAAAGGCAACGTGCAGGCCGGTTCAGTATTGACCGTAAGCATTAACCCAGAAACCAAAGATATAGAGGTATCTAGCTCGGATCCGAAGTCTTCAAAAGATACGGCAGAGAAATAA
- the ettA gene encoding energy-dependent translational throttle protein EttA — protein sequence MSDEKIIFSMAGVNKIHPPQKQVLKNIYLSFFYGAKIGVIGLNGSGKSSLLKIIAGLDKSYQGEVVFSPGYSVGYLAQEPELDPEKTVLEIVQEGVAEITAILKEYEEINEKFGLPEVYENPDEMDKLLARQGELQDRIDATNAWEIDSKLERAMDALRCPEPDAKIVNLSGGERRRVALCRLLLQEPDVLLLDEPTNHLDAESIDWLEQHLKQYKGTVIAVTHDRYFLDNVAGWILELDRGEGIPWKGNYSSWLDQKAKRLAQEEKQETKRQKTLERELEWVRMAPKARHAKSKARLHNYEKLASEETKEREEKLELFIPPGPRLGNSVIEATNISKAYGDRILFENLSFMLPPAGIVGIIGPNGAGKTTLFRLITGQETPDSGSFKVGETVKLGYVDQMHHDLDPEKSVWENITGGNDNMLLGNRMVNSRAYVSKFNFNGADQQKKVGVLSGGERNRVHLAITLKEGSNVLLLDEPTNDIDVNTLRALEEGLENFGGCAVVISHDRWFLDRICTHILAFEGDSQVYFFEGNYSEYEENRKKRLGDVTPHRIKYKKLVK from the coding sequence ATGTCAGACGAGAAGATTATTTTTTCGATGGCTGGTGTCAACAAAATCCATCCGCCTCAAAAACAAGTTCTAAAAAATATCTATTTATCTTTTTTCTATGGTGCCAAGATCGGCGTGATCGGTCTCAATGGCTCGGGTAAGTCTTCTTTATTGAAAATTATTGCGGGACTCGACAAGTCTTATCAAGGTGAAGTGGTGTTCTCTCCGGGTTATTCTGTGGGGTATTTGGCTCAAGAACCTGAATTGGATCCTGAAAAGACGGTTCTCGAAATCGTGCAGGAAGGTGTCGCTGAAATTACTGCCATCTTAAAGGAATACGAAGAAATCAACGAAAAATTCGGACTGCCGGAAGTCTATGAAAATCCGGACGAAATGGATAAGCTATTGGCCAGACAAGGCGAATTGCAGGACAGAATCGATGCGACAAATGCCTGGGAAATTGATTCAAAACTGGAACGGGCCATGGATGCGCTGCGCTGCCCTGAACCGGATGCTAAAATTGTCAATTTGTCAGGTGGCGAGCGCAGGCGTGTAGCATTATGTCGCCTTTTGCTGCAGGAACCAGATGTCTTGCTGCTCGACGAGCCAACCAACCACCTGGATGCTGAGTCTATCGACTGGCTGGAACAACATTTAAAACAATATAAAGGAACCGTCATCGCCGTTACGCACGACCGCTACTTCCTCGATAATGTGGCTGGTTGGATTCTTGAACTGGACCGCGGCGAGGGTATCCCTTGGAAAGGTAATTACTCTTCATGGCTCGATCAGAAGGCGAAGCGTCTGGCGCAGGAAGAAAAACAGGAAACCAAACGTCAAAAGACCCTCGAACGTGAGCTGGAATGGGTGCGCATGGCGCCTAAAGCCCGTCATGCCAAATCGAAAGCGCGTTTGCATAACTATGAGAAACTGGCTTCCGAAGAAACAAAAGAGCGGGAAGAAAAACTGGAATTGTTCATTCCCCCCGGTCCGCGCCTGGGTAACTCTGTCATCGAAGCAACCAATATTTCCAAAGCATATGGCGACCGTATTTTATTTGAAAATCTCAGTTTTATGCTGCCGCCAGCGGGTATTGTGGGTATCATCGGTCCGAATGGCGCGGGTAAGACGACCTTGTTCCGTCTTATCACCGGACAGGAGACACCGGACTCCGGCTCGTTTAAGGTCGGTGAAACAGTTAAATTGGGGTACGTGGATCAGATGCATCATGACCTTGATCCTGAAAAGTCGGTTTGGGAAAATATTACAGGCGGAAACGACAACATGTTGTTGGGCAACCGTATGGTAAATTCCAGAGCATATGTGTCTAAATTCAATTTTAATGGCGCCGATCAGCAAAAGAAAGTAGGCGTGCTCTCCGGTGGTGAACGCAACCGCGTACATCTGGCCATTACATTGAAAGAAGGGTCTAATGTACTTCTACTCGACGAACCTACCAATGATATCGATGTGAATACCTTACGGGCTTTGGAAGAAGGATTGGAGAATTTTGGTGGATGTGCTGTGGTCATCTCCCACGACAGGTGGTTTCTGGACCGTATCTGTACTCATATTCTCGCTTTTGAGGGCGACTCCCAAGTGTACTTCTTCGAGGGTAACTATTCGGAATATGAAGAAAATCGGAAAAAACGCCTCGGTGATGTCACACCGCACCGTATTAAATACAAAAAACTCGTAAAGTAG
- a CDS encoding PAS domain-containing sensor histidine kinase — protein sequence MESGRLLAAIIDHAIDGIITIDNRGNVESINPAALELFGYEADEVIGHNVSMLMPEPDRSNHDGYIHNYQTTGQKKIIGIGREVMGLKKNGETFPFRLAVSEVWLKDKNIFTGFIHDLSREKAAEDMLKQHAAELEHKVSERTRDLISLVSELEKAKAEVSKSLEKEIELNQLKSRFVSMASHEFRTPLSSVQLSASLIEKYSERPDERANIIKHTNKIKGAVQLLTSILNDFLSLEKLEAGIVAVNKQYINLVELAEEITEEMQLICKKNQHIVYQHTGESGHFSLDPNLLKNALVNLISNAIKYSGEDTLIEFTTCIDGNGCTISVKDNGIGIPEEDQVHLFEPFFRAHNTGNIPGTGLGLNIVKRYIELMEGNMEFESEVHKGTSFRVSFKQD from the coding sequence ATGGAAAGCGGAAGACTTTTGGCCGCCATAATCGACCATGCAATTGATGGTATCATTACAATAGACAACAGGGGGAATGTGGAAAGCATTAACCCTGCTGCTCTTGAGTTGTTCGGTTACGAAGCCGACGAAGTGATCGGGCACAATGTCTCTATGCTGATGCCCGAACCTGATCGCAGTAATCACGACGGTTACATCCATAATTATCAGACCACAGGCCAAAAAAAAATTATCGGCATTGGGCGCGAGGTCATGGGGCTCAAGAAGAATGGCGAGACCTTTCCCTTCCGTTTGGCCGTAAGCGAGGTGTGGCTGAAAGACAAGAACATATTCACAGGATTTATTCACGATCTGTCCCGCGAAAAAGCCGCTGAAGATATGCTCAAACAGCATGCAGCGGAACTGGAACATAAGGTTAGTGAACGTACACGGGACCTGATATCGCTGGTTTCCGAACTCGAAAAAGCAAAAGCCGAAGTCTCAAAATCACTGGAGAAGGAAATCGAACTGAACCAGCTCAAATCACGGTTTGTTTCTATGGCTTCGCACGAATTTCGTACGCCTTTAAGTTCAGTACAGCTGTCCGCTTCACTGATTGAGAAGTATTCAGAACGTCCCGACGAAAGGGCCAACATTATCAAGCATACCAACAAGATCAAAGGAGCGGTGCAGTTGCTGACAAGTATTCTTAACGATTTTCTGTCCCTCGAAAAGCTGGAAGCTGGTATTGTAGCTGTAAACAAACAATATATTAATCTAGTTGAACTGGCGGAGGAAATTACCGAAGAAATGCAGTTGATCTGCAAGAAAAACCAGCATATTGTCTATCAACATACGGGGGAGTCGGGACATTTTTCCCTTGATCCCAACCTGCTGAAAAATGCGCTTGTCAACCTGATATCCAACGCAATCAAGTATTCGGGAGAGGATACATTGATCGAATTTACGACCTGCATCGATGGCAACGGATGTACGATATCGGTCAAAGATAACGGTATCGGTATTCCGGAAGAAGACCAGGTACATTTATTTGAACCGTTTTTCAGGGCACATAATACGGGAAATATACCGGGCACAGGGTTAGGATTGAATATCGTCAAACGGTATATAGAACTCATGGAAGGAAATATGGAGTTTGAGTCGGAAGTACATAAAGGGACATCATTTCGTGTCAGTTTTAAACAAGATTAA
- a CDS encoding response regulator: MENKKTILIIEDNSDIREGTSEILELTGRYQVITAENGRIGVDLATKHIPDLILCDIMMPELDGYGVLFMLSKIERTARIPFIFLTAKAERADMRKAMEMGADDYLTKPFDDVELMNAIEVRLKKHEQLSAESAQEFDLGLSADEQVLVLDELIANSRVKTVKKKQTIYEKDDSPTYIYFVKSGQVRSFRSYKDGRELSTGIYISGNYFGYASVLLNENYEDYAEAVEASEIVLIPKDSFLELLWKKPAIASKFIKLLSVDLREKEEQLLGFAYHSVRKRVANALISVAEKSGINIHEVNACAIDVTRDGLASIAGTANETVSRMLSDFKEEKLITKEKGKIYINSIKDLRDVKQ, encoded by the coding sequence ATGGAAAATAAAAAGACAATTCTGATCATTGAAGATAATAGTGATATCCGTGAGGGAACGAGCGAAATTCTGGAGCTTACGGGGCGCTATCAAGTGATCACCGCTGAAAACGGCCGGATAGGAGTCGATCTGGCAACCAAACATATTCCTGATCTGATTCTCTGTGATATCATGATGCCCGAACTGGATGGCTATGGTGTGCTATTCATGCTGAGTAAAATTGAACGTACCGCCAGAATTCCGTTTATTTTTTTAACCGCCAAGGCCGAGCGGGCGGACATGCGCAAAGCCATGGAAATGGGCGCCGACGATTACTTGACCAAGCCTTTTGATGATGTCGAACTGATGAATGCTATTGAAGTGCGACTTAAAAAACATGAACAGCTGTCGGCCGAATCAGCACAAGAGTTTGACCTGGGGTTAAGCGCGGATGAACAGGTGCTCGTGTTGGACGAATTGATTGCCAATTCTCGGGTCAAGACAGTGAAAAAGAAGCAGACGATCTATGAAAAAGACGACTCACCTACGTATATCTATTTTGTGAAATCTGGGCAAGTCCGCAGCTTCAGATCCTATAAAGATGGCCGTGAGCTGTCGACAGGCATTTATATTAGTGGAAACTATTTCGGATACGCGTCCGTACTTCTGAATGAGAATTACGAGGACTATGCCGAAGCGGTGGAAGCTAGCGAGATTGTGCTGATTCCTAAGGATAGCTTTCTGGAACTATTATGGAAAAAACCAGCTATTGCCAGCAAATTTATCAAGCTGTTGTCCGTAGATCTTCGTGAGAAAGAAGAACAGCTGCTGGGATTTGCGTACCATTCCGTCCGCAAGCGGGTGGCGAATGCATTGATCAGTGTAGCCGAAAAAAGCGGTATCAACATCCATGAGGTCAATGCCTGTGCCATTGATGTCACCCGGGATGGTCTGGCGTCCATTGCTGGAACTGCGAATGAAACCGTTTCGCGTATGCTCTCCGATTTTAAAGAAGAGAAGCTGATTACCAAGGAAAAAGGAAAGATTTATATCAATTCCATCAAAGACCTGCGCGATGTGAAACAGTAG
- a CDS encoding lactate dehydrogenase has translation MKVVVYSVKSFETEFWALANAKQHDLTLISNELNAETQHYARGKDAVVVTPEDILDATMLLNLKQLGINKIMTRSMDTAHIDLVKAGELNIQIANAPFEDQSPKGLAEQTVRNLNLWGIEKCVGKACCCLNDCAKK, from the coding sequence ATGAAAGTAGTTGTATATAGTGTAAAATCATTCGAAACAGAATTCTGGGCGCTGGCAAATGCCAAACAGCATGATCTTACCTTGATTTCAAATGAATTAAATGCAGAGACGCAGCATTATGCCCGCGGAAAGGACGCCGTGGTAGTTACCCCTGAAGATATTCTGGACGCCACCATGCTACTTAATCTAAAGCAGCTGGGGATCAACAAAATCATGACAAGAAGCATGGATACCGCCCATATCGATCTGGTGAAGGCGGGAGAACTAAATATTCAGATTGCCAATGCACCATTTGAAGACCAGAGTCCCAAGGGACTGGCCGAACAAACCGTGCGGAATCTTAACCTTTGGGGCATAGAGAAATGCGTTGGCAAAGCATGCTGCTGCCTGAACGACTGTGCAAAAAAATAA